In Benincasa hispida cultivar B227 chromosome 8, ASM972705v1, whole genome shotgun sequence, the sequence ctctacagaaacaaagaaaaaaaagtatagaCATAAAGTTTACAATCAACAACAAGTGCCAAGTTCTAATCTAGCCATCAAGGTGTAGGGTCGAGATTTCTCATCACACGGATTGTACTTTTAGCACTTTGTTTTGTGTATGTGTGAATAACAAAGGTGGTATCCGGTATTCGTATAGGACCTGAGTATTGTTAAGCCCAAAAGATCAATTGCAGTGTTATTTTTCAGCCCATATTTTCTCTTCTCAAGTCCAACACCAAGTaaatcaaaaattgaaaaaagtcGTATATGAACTTGGTCTAACAAGCAGTTTTCAACTCAGGATAGTTagattaattaaacaataaatcgTTATTTCTTAAATACAAGGTAGATTTGTGTAATTGGTTTCTTGGGCCTATTGGTTTTTAGATGAAAATCTGTGGGTTGTTTGTAAATTTATTGACGATCatcaatattttatcaatgtTATCACAGAAGCACATTTTTTAGCGTAGGTGAATGTGTTAAGCTTGTTCTGAAGATTATCGATAAAATTTAGTGTCAGTTTCATGTTATGATTAACTACATGATGAAAAAAGCATAGCGTTAATATTAGTTAGGAGTCGGGACAAAGCATAGAGGGATTAGGAACTAGTTAATTTTGTTGGATGAGAATGCGATCAAAGTCCCACATCGATTAAATAAGAAGATGATCATAGGTTTATAACGGATGACAACTATCTCCAATGACATGAGACCTTTTGGGTGGCTTCAAAAGCAAAGCAAGGAGGGTTTATatccaaagtggacaatatcatatcattgtgGAGACTCCATAGTATCTCATCCTAGCACTTTTGAAGCTTTTTTTTGATATGCATAGCTAATTAACATACATTCTCGGTCGCATTCCTAACCCAATCCTACTCTTAATTACTTAAAAGTATGTTTTTGTGTTCTCAGGTTGGATTTCTACAGAATTCTTGAAAGAGTAGGGTCATCCACGTTAGGCAACAATAAGTATAAAGCTTGAAATGATGAATCACAATGAGGTGATGGATCTCATTTGATTAAGACCCACTCCAATTTAATTGAGAATCTATCTTTacccaaaatgaacaaaaacacaTGCTATGTTCACTTTTTTTAAGTGGTTGTGGGGTTATAATTAAGCATTATATGCAAATGAGATTGATTTGGAATTTTTCTTACCAAATGAGACACACTTGCATTGGCATTTAAATAATCTAATTATGTTTGTTTACAAAAAATTATGTATATTCTCATACACAACTTTATTTCTCCCTCCTTGATCCACTAAATGTATTCATGTATGTGTATCATTAAAGTTCTTTTGTCTTCTCCCCCCTCTCTCACTTTTTGCCCTTTCTTTTTCACTCACCCTTGAAGTTGAAGCTAGGGGCCTTGAGATGAAAGGGATTTAGTAGGATGATGCAGGATGCATTGAATTGTCTTCTCATTCATATATTGTTTAGTAAAAAATGACTTGGGATAGATTAGTGACTAATAAATGTGATTAATGAGTTTAAATGTAACTATTGATATATTGCTAATAAGAAGGATTTATCATTCGACAAATGTGCGTGAGAGTTGAGTTTCAAATTACGTGAGAGTGAGATTTGAACCTTGTTTTTtatcctttaattaatttgagggTAAATAGCTTAATCACTTTAAAATTATGGTTAGATTTTGAAATGCTCTAAGTCTAGGATTCAAAATTCAGATTTGACGCCTATGGACTCTCACATTCCTTTACAATCTAATACATTTATAGACACATAGGGCTCTCACATTATGAGAAAGTGCATCATGTTGATATAAGTAGTAACTACtaattcttttaatatttttttaaccatACTGTCATATCTTCACGTCTTTTCCTCCATAAGAATCCCATAGAGATGACTAATTGGATAAGGTTTTGAAAAGAACCTACTCCAACCAATCAAAATGAAGAGAACCATTTTGAATTAAACAAAgttgaagaaaaacaaaattatatttatcttaCTTATAAATAAATTCCAATTCGTTGACTATTACTTATTAAATCTTGCTCTATAATTAGTACCTACCttagagaaaaaggaaattattgACATTCTCCTTCTTTATTCACACAATATTGTTAGATCGGACTTTCAATCATTCGAATATGGTCTCGGTTCATTTACGTAAACATGAatgaatgaaagaaaagaaataaagggGAACATCATGTGGCTCCTATTGACCATGGGCTTATTTTGCTTTTGCATGAAGCTATGGGGGAAAAAGAGAGGGaaataaaagcaaaaacaaTATGGGTTGATGCAAAGGCAAGAAGTAGTGGTGAAGTAGAGGCAGAACATCAGAATCCTAGTTGGATATAATCATAAAGTTATAGAATCTCTTCTCTTCcatttttatatacatataaaaaaatggTTCGTTCCTTTTGCCCTTTGTATATAATTTAACCCTTCAATGGGATTTCCTTTCATCCCTTTTGCTTTTATGCGAAGAAAGTTTTGACGATGGatacatattattttaatacaTTAGAATTGATTTGCCTCTATTATATGCTTTGGCGTGGTTGTAAAGATAACTACactccaaattccatttcttatacaatcaatatatatatatatatatatataaactccaTCAATTTCACAAGCCAACCAAAACCAAATTCCAAatccattattaaaaaaaaaaaaaaaaaaaaaaaaaccaatccaagaaaagaaaggaattgCGTCCAtattctcttttatttcttctcaTCATTAATCATTTCCCCTCGTTCCCTTCTTTCTCTCTCCCCTTAATTTTATGCCATGTTCTTCCATATTCCTCTTCTCTTTCTCCTCTCTTTCTCAGGTATtcatttctttcctttcttttcttttccttttttgaatATAACCCATGATTTTAATTGCTTAAATTTGGAGAAATTCTGAggttaattactttttttttcccctcaggGTTTGGGGGTGGTTTAAGAGGAGCTACATCGTTGGGTATAAACTATGGTCAAATCGGCAATAATTTACCATCACCCGATAAGGTTTTGGATATGTTGACGGCATTAAGGATTACAAAAGTAAGAATCTACGACACTAATCCGGAGGTTTTATCGGCATTTGCCAACTCTAAGGTTGAGATTATTGTTACCGTTGAAAATGAAATGTTGGCCCAACTTATGGACGCCCAACAAGCCCTCCAATGGGTTACTGCTCGCATCAAACCTTACGTTCCTGCAACTCGAATTACCGGAATTGCGGTTGGTAACGAGGTTAGTTAAATCATTAGCTACTCAACTCAAACGTTTATGTCGTATACATTTCTTTTCGACCATTATGGTTtttatctctctcttttcttttctttttttttgtctgAAAATATTTCTGCTTTCAACCACagtagttttcatttttttacatctcttttactttttattgaaaataatttaaaaagtatCTCATTCTCTCTCCTCTCTTTCTTCTCATCTATTATTGTCCTCATTTACCATTTCCACCAATGTTAATATACCAAAAAGTGAGAGATTCGAACCAAAAAATTCTTTATTAGGAACACATTTTCCCGATGGTTTTTCATTAAGCATCGTTAATtgaaatcatttctcaaattttagagaattaacttttttttatataatttttataacttatttgataacaaatttgttttatttttggtCTTCGAGAATTTAAACTTATACACATTGGTTCCACCCacaaatttctatattttattatctactaatttcttttaatattttcaaaaatcaaactaTGTTTTaagactaaagaaaaaaaagtaattttaaaaaaattatacttatttttagaatttgactataaattcaatttttttaaaaataaaagtgtaaacaataaaaaaattcaattaaaaaaaaaaacaaaaaaaacaaggaCCTACACACCTAAGACTCCATTGATATAAAGtatgatttcatttttttattcatctcttagagaaaaaaaatatacaagtagaaaaaaaaattgaatcgaataagaattattcttttattttaaaattaaaaaaaaaatgattcgaATTTTTGACTTTTTGATCGAAAATATATAGACTTTTAACTAACCAATGAATATTATTAATAGGTATTTACAGACAACGACATGACGTTAATGGAGACACTAGTCCCAGCCATGTTAAGCATCCACACAGCCTTAACCCAACTAGGCCTAGACGCCATAAAAATCTCAACACCAAGTTCCTTAGCCGTCCTACAAGAATCGTATCCACCCTCCGCCGGAAGTTTCAAGCCAGAAATCACGGGAATCATGTCACAATTCTTACAGTTCCTGTCAACAACAAAATCCCCATTTTGGATAAACGCATACCCGTATTTCGCATACAAAGGCGACCCAAATTCCGTCCCTTTAGAATACGTATTATTCAACCCAAATCCAGGCATGATCGATCCATTCACAAGGCTTCATTATGACAACATGCTTTATGCTCAAGCTGATGCTGTTCTTTTTGCAATGGCTAAAATGGGTTTTGGTGGAATTGAAGTTAGGATTTCAGAGACTGGTTGGCCTTCTAAAGGAGACCCAGATGAGACAGGGGCTACTGTTGAAAATGCTGCTAATTATAATAGGAATTTGTTGAGAAGACAAATGGCCAATGAAGGAACTCCTTTGAGACCTAATTTGAGACTTGAGATTTATCTCTTTGCTTTGTTTAATGAGAATTTGAAACCTGGGCCTACTAGTGAAAGGAATTATGGCCTTTATCAACCTGATGGAACCATGGCTTATAATGTCGGCCTCATCTCCTCCTTTAAaggctcttcttcttctttctcaccTTCTTCCATTTCTCTCTCCTCCTCTGCTTCCACAAACCCAAAGGTAATTCACCCTTAGAAGTTTGATTACTCTTCggttttttttcaagtttagtccctgaacttttcaatttttgtttacttagtctttaaactttaaCAATTGTCTTATAGGTTCTTCAACTTTCAACTTTATGTTTATTTAGTCTCtagacttaaaaaaaaaaaaaaaaaagtcttttgAGGTCTTTCGACTTTCAAATTTATGccaattacttttaaatttatatctatttaatctttaaattttaaaaaaatgtcttaTATATCCTTTTTTTGTGTcaattatgtttaagtttatgtttatttagtctttgaacttaaaaaaaatgtcttatAGATCCTAAGTTGTGTCAATTATGTATCAAATAGGTTATTGACCTATTCGACGTTGTTTAAAATTTCATCGGCCTACTAGACACTAGATCAAAAGTTTAGAGTCNACatctatgaatcttattcatagaaaatatatttcaatcatattcaaatatttgtttctctaattaaactataatgtattatatatattatatcaattattttcttagagaaattcaaatatagattttttaaacataacattgaaagtttagaaaccTATTAAACATTTTCTTAAAGTTCATGGaccttttgaacaaaagtttgaaagttcagggattaaatttgtaatttaatcagttttttttttccttttgttaattccaatacaaaaattaaattgtaataAGAGCCCAAGAATGGGGTTTGGCTGtttgtataaataaatatgaattcAAGATAATTTgttgaatttgattgaattaaaagctgattttattttatttgttttgttttgttttgtgttttttttttttttttttggttggaaATGAATTTACATTGAATTGAACAGGGTGCAACCATGGGATATTATCAAAGCTTGGTGTACTGGATGTTTGTGTATTTGCTGACCTATCAAGTTTTTATGAGAAGGCCattgtataattaaatttaggttaactataataatatatatttttttcatctcGGACTTAGTAAATTTTagttctttcatttttatttttaaatgttcaaatttagtttattgtaatgttaataaatattaaaaatagtcGTTATTAGTTTGAGGTTACATTTCTCATACCTAATCTAAGAAACACACATAAAACCATCATTGTTTGAGAAATTGGTACAATATTGATGTagtttaatttccaaaattttagaataaagGGCTTTAAGGACTTTTACCCTTTTATctattattttctctttttgttaaAGTTATTAGTATCgaaagttaaaattaaatttctgtGTTTAAATTGTGATTAATGAAGTAGTCAAAATGAGCTTAGTTCAACTATATAAAAATTGTATTATGAATAGGTCCGATCCTCCCTCCctacttttctaaaaaaataataataatgaagccAATATATGTTCGGTAATTGTTTCTCAGAATATTTTttcctaataaaaaaaaagacgtATAAATGCATTTAGaattatatgttttaaatttcttgttctcacaaatactaaattaaaaattgaaattttaagttttagaaataaaatattaaattatgttatatttaatctttagtatttattatacattttgtaagaaaaaaaaaaagtaacgttgttttttttttgtgtttgaaaaattgaatttaggaaACAAGAGtaataaggaaaaataaaatagtttatgtGTATATATAGATGTGTTTGTGGTCAAGAAACATTTGtcgtactaaaaaaattattaattttctcaaaaaaatttatcattattattttgaggaAACAAACCACACAGCAACCAAATTAAAGCAAATTAAACCACAAAGGTGGGTGattaaaagaagagaaaaaaaatttattactattttattttttatttttattttatttgaaaatattagagTTCATAAAAACTCAAAACCACTAAGTTACACAATAAATCATCTTCAAGACTAGAGAAAATCCACGAGGAAAAATTAAGAGTCCAGAAAGTGCCATCATCTCCCAAAGTAGAAGAATCAAGTCACACACCagaatatttataaaaagtaaTTTCCCTCGTCAGAAAATGAGCTATTAAATTATTCTTCCTATAGCATTTAACAAAAGGACACGTGCTTTATTGATAGACACGGATAGATCATTATCATATATTACTGATAAACactaatagacaatgacattttgttatatttataaatattttggttattttttttaatattcgaAAACAATCCCATTTTGATAATGTTTTTGGTGAACTATATcatgaaaagatttttttttttttaaaaaaaaaatattgaagagAAGTGCATGTCCATacatatatgttatatatatatatatatatatttattttgtaatatatacattGCATCATTGTCTGCAAAAAGGGGAAACTAAAATTGTATATTCTTTTATGGGACGTGGAATCCACATGCAATTATTGCTCTTTACATGAAAAAAGCTTTCTAGGTTTTACTTTTATTCTATCCTTTTATTTGCAAGTCCATCGAAAAATGTGGGAATACAAATAATATAAGTGAATAAGAAATAACCCATTATCCACATATCATAGAcgatgttttttcttcttctttattatgATACTCAATCGTCATAAGTGAATATAtacttgatattaaaaaaacatgtttCATTAACTTAACAAATTGTTAATTCTATGAAAAGAACATTAAAGTTTAAGATTAACATAAACGATCATCTTTTTGTATATCTTCTAATTGATGGtctacttttaaaataataagacgctctttcaaaatagttttactttcaaataatattaatatagaTTTAATCGTTACCTTATATATTCAAAGTATAAAACATCTCCATAAGATCATCCTAACTTAAATGTGAAATTATGTTGTACATTATCCTCAAACACATACAACATTTTTTTGGTTGAGTTTGTAGCTAGTACTTTCCGACCTAATGAATAGATCTAAAAAAACTTTCTATTTCTCGTTTAAAATCTCCCTCTTTGATTCACACATATAGAtcatttgtttaaataattcGTATATAGAGAGATTAAGATTATAATACTTGTGTTACAAAAAGAAACACCCCCAAAAGACAAGGGG encodes:
- the LOC120082819 gene encoding glucan endo-1,3-beta-glucosidase 11-like — protein: MFFHIPLLFLLSFSGFGGGLRGATSLGINYGQIGNNLPSPDKVLDMLTALRITKVRIYDTNPEVLSAFANSKVEIIVTVENEMLAQLMDAQQALQWVTARIKPYVPATRITGIAVGNEVFTDNDMTLMETLVPAMLSIHTALTQLGLDAIKISTPSSLAVLQESYPPSAGSFKPEITGIMSQFLQFLSTTKSPFWINAYPYFAYKGDPNSVPLEYVLFNPNPGMIDPFTRLHYDNMLYAQADAVLFAMAKMGFGGIEVRISETGWPSKGDPDETGATVENAANYNRNLLRRQMANEGTPLRPNLRLEIYLFALFNENLKPGPTSERNYGLYQPDGTMAYNVGLISSFKGSSSSFSPSSISLSSSASTNPKGATMGYYQSLVYWMFVYLLTYQVFMRRPLYN